A part of Xenopus tropicalis strain Nigerian chromosome 4, UCB_Xtro_10.0, whole genome shotgun sequence genomic DNA contains:
- the b3gnt9 gene encoding UDP-GlcNAc:betaGal beta-1,3-N-acetylglucosaminyltransferase 9: protein MRVRIKGDVLCTLLLVIVLCTLLYSLMRPTNKQETAYYKKSKESKSLIKIGKSYLDKQTKGYVDKPKSMGKAKLLSDDYKVSNKEPKASISSPTTEPPFDFQLYLRSKDFRNFSLMINQPNKCKRSTMDPFLLIAVKSIVEEFDRRESVRKTWGREGMISGVRVQRVFLLGTPKNKTAVSMWESLMHQESHYYKDILLWDFVDTFFNLTLKEIHFLSWAEEFCGNVKFIFKGDADVFVNVENLINYLQNQNASEDLFVGDIINQARPIRSKKSKYYIPETMYGLGLYPPYAGGGGFLMSGITMKKLSHACQEVELFPIDDVFLGMCLQRINLKPVMHEGFKTFGITKPSAAPHMETFNPCFYRDLMVVHSLKPAEIWLMWNLLHGQQLPCSQKQRIKKPFHWKKAKQRVKAVTS from the coding sequence ATGAGAGTTCGAATAAAGGGAGATGTCCTCTGCACCCTTCTCCTAGTGATCGTTCTCTGTACCTTACTGTACAGTCTGATGAGACCAACCAATAAACAAGAAACTGCTTACTATAAGAAAAGCAAAGAATCAAAGAGCCTGATAAAGATTGGGAAAAGTTACTTGGACAAACAAACAAAAGGTTACGTGGACAAACCTAAAAGCATGGGTAAGGCCAAACTTCTCTCTGATGATTATAAGGTGAGCAACAAGGAACCCAAGGCTTCAATTTCATCGCCAACAACAGAGCCTCCCTTTGACTTCCAACTGTACCTCAGGAGTAAAGATTTTCGAAACTTTAGTCTCATGATTAACCAACCAAATAAATGCAAGAGATCCACAATGGATCCATTTCTTCTTATTGCTGTAAAATCCATAGTAGAAGAATTTGACCGTCGTGAAAGTGTACGGAAAACCTGGGGTCGGGAAGGTATGATTAGTGGGGTAAGGGTTCAAAGAGTGTTTCTTTTAGGAACTCCAAAGAATAAGACTGCCGTGTCCATGTGGGAATCCCTTATGCATCAGGAGAGTCACTACTACAAAGACATTTTGTTATGGGATTTCGTCGATACTTTCTTCAACCTTACCTTAAAAGAGATCCATTTTCTTAGCTGGGCAGAAGAGTTTTGTGGAAATGTTAAATTTATCTTTAAAGGGGATGCTGATGTTTTTGTCAATGTAGAAAACTTGATCAATTATTTGCAAAACCAAAATGCCTCAGAAGACTTATTTGTTGGAGATATTATAAATCAAGCAAGACCAATACGCTCCAAAAAAAGCAAATACTACATTCCAGAAACAATGTATGGTCTTGGGTTGTACCCACCCTATGCAGGAGGGGGAGGATTTTTGATGTCAGGGATCACAATGAAAAAGTTGTCCCACGCCTGCCAAGAAGTAGAGCTTTTCCCTATTGATGATGTATTTCTGGGCATGTGCTTGCAAAGAATAAACCTTAAACCAGTTATGCATGAAGGTTTTAAAACTTTTGGAATCACCAAGCCCTCAGCTGCTCCTCATATGGAGACATTTAATCCCTGCTTCTACAGAGACCTTATGGTTGTGCACAGCCTGAAGCCAGCAGAGATATGGCTGATGTGGAATCTCCTCCATGGCCAGCAGTTACCCTGCTCCCAAAAACAAAGGATTAAAAAACCATTTCATTGGAAGAAAGCAAAACAGAGGGTGAAAGCTGTCACCAGCTGA